One window from the genome of Planctomycetota bacterium encodes:
- a CDS encoding LptF/LptG family permease, protein MILQRYVLRELVVSFVFAALAVMAVCLLGTMFQIFRAFEGLGLDLLVRIAPVAAGYVAPWALLVASCTAATLVYGRMAADNEVDAMRLSGVHTARILSPAIFFGLLLCGLSWAVHEHAAPAAHYARRKMIRESVLTLLKLPPPGPQRFSIGPYKLSYADYREGRMERPALVKYTRDRMEVEYYAMHGRVQISEGRPPRLILSRPTARHYDAQGNVAQMTADSDVPVDLEIAEIYETDKKPDDMTRAELWEAWGRAPDARKRRAVLLTLHSRTAQSAAPMLLVLVAVPIGILVKRGSRLAGLGAALPPLILYFVAFFVFQGVGDQGRIPPAAAAWAPNGILLVVALALLAGVFRK, encoded by the coding sequence GTGATCCTGCAGCGCTACGTCCTGCGGGAGCTCGTCGTGAGCTTCGTCTTCGCGGCCCTGGCCGTCATGGCGGTGTGCCTTCTCGGGACCATGTTCCAGATCTTCCGCGCCTTCGAGGGGCTGGGACTCGACCTCCTCGTGCGGATCGCGCCGGTGGCGGCCGGCTACGTGGCCCCGTGGGCGCTTCTGGTGGCGTCCTGCACCGCCGCGACGCTGGTCTACGGCCGGATGGCGGCCGACAACGAGGTGGACGCCATGCGCCTGAGCGGCGTTCACACGGCGCGGATCCTGAGTCCGGCGATCTTCTTCGGGCTGCTGCTCTGCGGCCTGTCGTGGGCCGTCCACGAGCACGCCGCCCCGGCGGCCCATTACGCCCGCCGCAAGATGATCCGGGAATCGGTCCTGACCCTGCTCAAGCTCCCTCCCCCGGGACCCCAGCGATTCTCGATCGGCCCCTACAAGCTGAGCTACGCGGACTACCGTGAAGGCCGCATGGAGCGGCCGGCGCTCGTCAAGTATACTCGCGACCGGATGGAGGTCGAATATTACGCCATGCACGGCCGTGTGCAGATCTCCGAGGGCCGCCCTCCGCGCCTGATCCTCTCGCGTCCCACGGCGCGCCACTACGACGCCCAGGGCAACGTGGCTCAGATGACCGCTGACAGCGACGTGCCCGTGGACCTGGAGATCGCCGAAATCTACGAAACCGACAAGAAACCCGACGACATGACGCGCGCGGAGCTGTGGGAGGCCTGGGGCCGGGCGCCCGACGCGCGCAAGCGGCGGGCCGTCCTCCTGACGCTCCACAGCCGCACGGCCCAGTCGGCCGCGCCGATGCTGCTCGTGCTCGTCGCGGTCCCCATCGGAATCCTCGTCAAACGGGGCTCCCGCCTGGCGGGGCTCGGTGCGGCTCTGCCTCCGCTCATTCTCTATTTCGTCGCCTTCTTCGTCTTCCAGGGCGTCGGCGACCAGGGCCGGATTCCCCCCGCCGCCGCGGCGTGGGCCCCGAACGGAATCCTCCTCGTCGTCGCGCTCGCCCTCCTGGCGGGGGTGTTCCGCAAATGA